A portion of the Enterobacter sp. SA187 genome contains these proteins:
- the prfB gene encoding peptide chain release factor 2 (programmed frameshift): MFEINPVKNRIQDLTERSDVLRGYLDYDAKKERLEEVNAELEQSDVWNEPERAQALGKERSSLEAIVETLDQMRQGLEDVAGLLELAVEADDEETFNEAVAELDGLEEKLAQLEFRRMFSGEYDSADCYLDIQAGSGGTEAQDWASMLTRMYLRWAEARGFKTEIIEESEGEVAGLKSVTIKISGDYAYGWLRTETGVHRLVRKSPFDSGGRRHTSFSSAFVYPEVDDDIDIEINPADLRIDVYRASGAGGQHVNRTESAVRITHIPTNTVTQCQNDRSQHKNKDQAMKQMKAKLYELEMQKKNAEKQAMEDNKSDIGWGSQIRSYVLDDSRIKDLRTGVETRNTQAVLDGSLDQFIEASLKAGL; this comes from the exons ATGTTTGAAATCAATCCGGTAAAAAACCGCATTCAGGACCTCACGGAGCGCTCGGACGTTCTTAGGGGGTATCTT GACTACGATGCCAAGAAAGAGCGTCTGGAAGAAGTAAACGCCGAGCTGGAACAGTCGGACGTCTGGAACGAACCTGAACGCGCACAGGCGCTGGGTAAAGAGCGTTCCTCCCTCGAAGCCATCGTTGAAACCCTGGATCAAATGCGCCAGGGTCTGGAAGACGTCGCTGGCCTGCTTGAGCTGGCCGTGGAAGCCGACGACGAAGAAACCTTTAACGAAGCCGTGGCTGAGCTGGACGGGCTGGAAGAGAAGCTGGCGCAGCTTGAATTCCGCCGTATGTTCTCCGGTGAATACGACAGCGCCGACTGCTACCTGGATATCCAGGCCGGTTCCGGCGGCACAGAAGCCCAGGACTGGGCGAGCATGCTGACCCGTATGTATCTGCGCTGGGCCGAAGCCCGCGGCTTCAAAACCGAAATTATCGAAGAATCCGAAGGTGAAGTGGCGGGTCTTAAATCCGTGACCATCAAGATTTCCGGCGATTACGCTTACGGCTGGCTGCGTACCGAAACCGGCGTTCACCGCCTGGTGCGTAAGAGCCCGTTCGACTCCGGCGGCCGTCGCCATACGTCGTTCAGCTCCGCGTTCGTTTACCCGGAAGTGGATGACGATATTGATATTGAAATCAACCCGGCGGACCTGCGTATCGACGTTTACCGTGCCTCCGGTGCGGGCGGTCAGCACGTTAACCGTACGGAATCGGCGGTGCGTATTACGCACATCCCGACCAATACCGTCACGCAGTGCCAGAACGACCGCTCTCAGCATAAGAACAAAGACCAGGCCATGAAGCAGATGAAAGCGAAGCTTTATGAACTGGAAATGCAGAAGAAAAACGCTGAGAAACAGGCGATGGAAGACAACAAGTCCGACATCGGCTGGGGCAGCCAGATCCGTTCTTATGTGCTGGACGACTCCCGCATCAAAGACCTGCGTACCGGTGTTGAAACCCGTAACACGCAGGCGGTGCTGGATGGCAGTCTGGACCAATTTATTGAAGCAAGTTTGAAAGCAGGGCTATGA
- the actS gene encoding amidase activator ActS, which yields MICSHAHLFRGSVLIAGRLMKNPCRLLICLAFSLLLAACSSKNAADGETYTVKRGDTLSKISRMTGTSVKELARLNGISPPYTIEIGQRLRVNSGGKSGGSGKGGKTASARPSASVPLASWPPVGQRCWRWPTNGKIILPYSSADGGNKGLDIAGTRGQPVYAAGAGKVVYVGNQLRGYGNLIMIKHSEDYITAYAHNDSLLVNNGQSVKIGQKIATMGSTDADSVRLHFQLRYRATAIDPARYLPPQGSPPKC from the coding sequence ATGATATGCAGTCATGCTCATTTGTTCCGGGGAAGTGTTTTGATTGCAGGACGCCTGATGAAAAATCCGTGTCGACTTCTTATCTGCCTGGCGTTCAGCCTGTTGCTGGCGGCATGCTCATCGAAAAACGCCGCCGACGGCGAGACTTACACCGTTAAGCGTGGCGACACCTTATCTAAAATTTCGCGCATGACCGGCACCAGCGTCAAAGAGCTGGCGCGCCTGAACGGGATTTCCCCGCCTTACACTATTGAAATCGGCCAGCGTCTGCGGGTTAACAGCGGCGGCAAATCCGGCGGCTCGGGTAAGGGCGGCAAAACCGCGTCCGCCAGACCGTCAGCTTCCGTGCCCTTAGCCTCCTGGCCGCCGGTGGGTCAACGCTGCTGGCGCTGGCCGACGAACGGTAAAATTATCCTGCCGTACTCCTCCGCCGATGGCGGTAACAAGGGGCTGGATATTGCCGGTACGCGCGGACAGCCGGTGTACGCCGCCGGTGCCGGTAAAGTGGTGTACGTCGGCAACCAGCTGCGCGGTTACGGCAATCTGATTATGATCAAGCACAGCGAAGACTATATTACGGCCTATGCCCATAATGATTCGCTGCTGGTGAATAACGGCCAGAGCGTGAAGATCGGTCAGAAGATTGCCACTATGGGCAGCACCGACGCCGACTCGGTGCGATTGCACTTCCAGCTGCGTTATCGCGCCACGGCAATCGATCCGGCGCGTTATCTGCCGCCGCAGGGCAGTCCGCCTAAATGCTAA
- a CDS encoding glycoside hydrolase family 2 protein: MVRKIMLLLVALVPLARATTVPVTWSLAGQWQVHDANDSAFDGTTASTAGWRALKVPANWYSAGYDHQGALMYRHAFTLPAQPADTMATLVFDGVDYFADVTLNGQALTRHEGYFQRFAVDVTKSLRRHNKLAVKVDSPFEDPKKIWPLHKALMKGVLNQHDSRPGGAWSPEGQDANSGGIWAPVRLHLSRGATIDEIILRPDWRQGLDNPALQATIRYRALEGGSATLRLNAAPANFNGQRFQQEFPVTLEKTDGSARTLKVDLPMKAAKLWWPKGSGKPHLYRVRASLTDSQGLMDTTVTRTGLRKVEEQPENKGWLINGKRLFIKGTNYIGSPWLSTMTREKYRRDFRLVEEMNANAIRVHGHVAGRGLYEVADEMGLMIWQDVPLQWGYDDSAAFADNAVRQTREMVEQFGNSPAIIVWGGHNEPPWNSPWMEKRFPDWHKDLNRALTDKVADALATDNSRIVHRFSAVEEHYWAGWYFGTIRDLLGPAKTAIITEFGAQALPRLSTLKTIIPPEVRWPKTTAADDPGWTRWKYHNFQPFQTFKFAKIPRGDNLQQMIANTQAYQAELVATAAESYRRQRYQPVTALFHFMFVETWPSINWGVVDYLRKPKAGYYALQKAYQPLLPSIEPVTARWQPGQPATVRLWAINDTWSACDQCQLKWQVKQDRRVLDKGETTLTIPADSGQKVQEVTVTPADKQDVEINYWIEDRHGKKVGENQLRVQPGVMKE, encoded by the coding sequence ATGGTGCGTAAGATCATGCTGTTGCTGGTCGCCCTCGTCCCGCTGGCCCGGGCGACCACGGTGCCTGTGACCTGGTCCCTCGCCGGACAGTGGCAGGTGCATGACGCCAATGACAGCGCTTTTGATGGCACCACCGCCTCCACCGCGGGCTGGCGGGCGCTAAAGGTTCCGGCTAACTGGTACAGCGCCGGGTACGATCATCAGGGGGCGCTGATGTACCGCCATGCCTTCACCCTGCCCGCGCAGCCTGCGGATACCATGGCCACGCTGGTGTTTGACGGCGTCGATTACTTTGCGGATGTGACGCTCAATGGTCAGGCGCTGACCCGTCATGAAGGCTATTTCCAGCGCTTCGCGGTGGATGTCACTAAATCACTGCGTCGTCATAATAAGCTGGCGGTAAAAGTGGATAGCCCGTTCGAAGATCCGAAGAAAATCTGGCCGCTGCATAAAGCCTTGATGAAGGGCGTGCTTAATCAGCACGATAGTCGGCCAGGCGGCGCCTGGTCGCCGGAGGGGCAGGATGCCAACTCAGGGGGTATCTGGGCACCGGTGAGACTGCATCTCAGCAGGGGCGCAACTATTGATGAAATCATCCTGCGCCCGGACTGGCGTCAGGGGCTGGACAATCCCGCGTTGCAGGCGACGATCCGCTACCGTGCCCTTGAAGGCGGCAGCGCCACACTGCGCCTGAACGCGGCTCCTGCTAATTTTAACGGCCAGCGCTTTCAGCAGGAATTTCCTGTCACCCTGGAGAAAACGGACGGCAGCGCCCGTACGCTGAAGGTAGATCTGCCGATGAAGGCCGCAAAGCTCTGGTGGCCGAAAGGATCCGGCAAACCGCATTTATATCGGGTACGCGCCTCGCTGACGGATAGCCAGGGGCTCATGGATACCACCGTCACGCGCACCGGCCTGCGCAAAGTGGAAGAACAGCCGGAGAATAAAGGCTGGCTTATCAATGGTAAACGGTTGTTTATCAAGGGAACTAACTATATTGGCTCGCCGTGGCTCAGCACCATGACGCGGGAAAAATACCGCCGGGATTTCCGGCTGGTGGAGGAGATGAACGCCAACGCCATCCGCGTTCACGGTCATGTGGCGGGCCGCGGGCTGTATGAGGTGGCGGACGAGATGGGGCTGATGATCTGGCAGGATGTGCCGCTGCAATGGGGCTACGATGACAGTGCCGCCTTCGCCGACAACGCGGTACGCCAGACCCGGGAAATGGTGGAGCAGTTCGGCAACTCGCCTGCCATTATCGTCTGGGGCGGCCATAACGAACCGCCGTGGAACTCGCCGTGGATGGAAAAACGCTTCCCCGACTGGCATAAGGATTTAAACCGCGCCCTGACGGACAAAGTGGCGGATGCGCTGGCGACCGATAACTCGCGCATCGTGCACCGCTTTTCTGCGGTGGAGGAGCATTACTGGGCCGGATGGTATTTCGGCACCATCCGCGATCTGCTTGGCCCGGCCAAAACCGCCATTATTACTGAATTCGGCGCGCAGGCGCTGCCGCGGCTGTCGACCCTGAAGACCATTATTCCGCCAGAAGTGCGCTGGCCGAAAACCACCGCCGCCGACGATCCTGGCTGGACGCGCTGGAAATACCACAACTTCCAGCCTTTCCAGACCTTTAAGTTCGCCAAAATCCCGCGCGGCGATAATTTGCAGCAGATGATCGCCAATACGCAGGCCTATCAGGCGGAACTGGTCGCCACGGCGGCAGAAAGCTATCGCCGACAGCGTTACCAGCCGGTAACCGCGCTGTTCCATTTTATGTTTGTCGAGACCTGGCCTTCCATCAACTGGGGCGTGGTGGACTATCTGCGCAAACCGAAAGCAGGCTATTACGCGCTGCAAAAAGCCTATCAGCCGCTGCTGCCGTCCATTGAACCTGTCACCGCCCGGTGGCAGCCCGGCCAGCCCGCCACCGTGCGGCTGTGGGCGATCAACGATACCTGGTCTGCCTGCGATCAGTGCCAGCTGAAATGGCAGGTGAAGCAGGATCGGCGCGTGCTGGATAAGGGTGAAACCACCCTGACTATTCCTGCTGATTCCGGACAAAAAGTGCAGGAGGTGACGGTAACGCCTGCGGATAAACAGGACGTGGAGATCAATTACTGGATCGAAGACAGGCACGGGAAAAAGGTCGGAGAGAATCAGTTGAGGGTGCAGCCTGGGGTGATGAAAGAATAA
- the lysS gene encoding lysine--tRNA ligase, whose translation MSEQQAQGAETVVDLNNELKARREKLAQLREQGVAFPNDFRRDHTSDQLHAAYDDKDNEELESLGIEVAVAGRMMTRRVMGKASFVTLQDVGGRIQLYVSRDDLAEGVYNEQFKKWDLGDILGARGKLFRTKTGELSIHCTELRLLTKALRPLPDKFHGLQDQEARYRQRYLDLIANEESRNTFKIRSQIMAGIRQFMVSRDFMEVETPMMQVIPGGASARPFVTHHNALDLDMYLRIAPELYLKRLVVGGFDRVFEINRNFRNEGISVRHNPEFTMMELYMAYADYKDLIELTESLFRTLAQDILGSTKVPYDDQVFDFGKPFEKLTMREAIKKYRPETDLADLDNFDSAKAIAESLGIKVEKSWGLGRIVTEIFEETAEAHLIQPTFITEYPAEVSPLARRNDENPEITDRFEFFIGGREIGNGFSELNDAQDQAKRFQDQVDAKAAGDDEAMFFDEDYVTALEHGLPPTAGLGIGIDRMVMLFTNRHTIRDVILFPAMRPVK comes from the coding sequence ATGTCTGAACAACAAGCACAGGGCGCTGAAACCGTAGTTGATCTGAACAATGAACTGAAAGCTCGCCGCGAAAAGCTGGCACAACTGCGTGAGCAGGGTGTTGCGTTCCCGAACGATTTCCGTCGCGATCATACCTCTGACCAGCTGCATGCCGCCTACGACGACAAAGATAACGAAGAGCTGGAATCGCTCGGTATCGAAGTCGCCGTGGCTGGCCGTATGATGACCCGCCGCGTAATGGGTAAAGCCTCGTTCGTCACCCTGCAGGACGTTGGCGGTCGCATCCAGCTGTACGTCTCCCGTGACGATCTGGCTGAAGGCGTCTATAACGAGCAGTTCAAAAAGTGGGATCTCGGTGACATCCTCGGCGCGCGCGGCAAGCTGTTCAGGACAAAAACCGGCGAGCTGTCCATTCACTGCACCGAGCTGCGTCTGCTGACCAAAGCCCTGCGCCCGCTGCCGGACAAATTCCACGGCCTGCAGGACCAGGAAGCGCGCTATCGTCAGCGCTACCTGGATCTCATCGCTAACGAAGAATCCCGCAACACCTTTAAAATTCGCTCGCAGATCATGGCCGGTATTCGCCAGTTCATGGTAAGCCGCGACTTTATGGAAGTGGAAACCCCGATGATGCAGGTCATCCCTGGCGGCGCGTCTGCGCGTCCGTTTGTGACCCATCACAATGCGCTGGATCTGGACATGTACCTGCGTATCGCGCCGGAACTGTACCTCAAGCGTCTGGTGGTCGGCGGCTTCGATCGCGTGTTTGAAATCAACCGTAACTTCCGTAACGAAGGCATCTCCGTACGTCACAATCCAGAGTTCACCATGATGGAACTCTATATGGCGTATGCGGATTACAAAGATCTGATCGAGCTGACCGAGTCCCTGTTCCGCACCCTGGCGCAGGATATTCTGGGCAGCACCAAAGTGCCGTACGACGACCAGGTCTTTGACTTCGGTAAACCGTTCGAAAAACTGACCATGCGCGAAGCGATCAAGAAATACCGTCCGGAAACGGATCTGGCAGATCTGGATAACTTCGACAGCGCGAAAGCCATCGCCGAAAGCCTGGGCATCAAAGTTGAGAAGAGCTGGGGTCTGGGCCGCATCGTGACCGAGATCTTCGAAGAGACCGCCGAAGCGCATCTGATCCAGCCGACCTTCATTACTGAATACCCGGCAGAAGTGTCTCCGCTGGCGCGTCGTAACGATGAAAACCCGGAGATCACCGACCGCTTTGAGTTCTTCATCGGCGGACGTGAAATCGGTAACGGCTTTAGCGAGCTGAACGATGCGCAGGATCAGGCTAAACGCTTCCAGGATCAGGTTGACGCGAAAGCGGCGGGCGACGACGAAGCCATGTTCTTCGACGAAGACTACGTCACCGCGCTGGAGCACGGTCTGCCGCCGACTGCGGGTCTGGGCATTGGTATCGACCGTATGGTGATGCTGTTCACCAACCGTCATACCATCCGCGACGTGATCCTCTTCCCGGCTATGCGTCCGGTTAAATAA
- a CDS encoding DUF3131 domain-containing protein, producing MFKTLSRWLAGILIVLLIAFALFSRDGAGWRWLTKGGWHSSARIDRLTPQEQEWAGIAWRYFVNNTQPQTGLVNGSDKQPRVTLWQMGDTLIALLAARELDLIKEDEFDARLTRLLGTLNRLMLSEQRTPGRLYSTQSATLIDFSGKPVKSGWSARDMARLMLALRLTAERAPQYREYLDKIILRWNFCPVMDKEGELWSSSLQNGQPVVREELRLGESEYAASAFRLWGFPVDKAFTPPSRNVIIYQRSLAVDARDPRTTWQPSLITTLPYMLPGLEFGWEPPGLPSEFQSTLRTRAERVWLTQKSRWETDKVLTARADFSLGQAPWHVEDTVWGNGYAWNTLGDDGRDYPRLSQVSTKAVFTLWTLWDTEYTDALMAVTRHLNDPQKGWFEGRVEATGDINKSLTLSTNAMVLEALLYKHNAGPLFKNGLMEQDSYFSRRLADEFNPPGLCLPGERAARAAP from the coding sequence ATGTTTAAAACCCTGAGCCGCTGGCTGGCGGGAATTTTGATTGTCCTGCTTATCGCCTTTGCGCTATTTAGTCGCGACGGGGCGGGATGGCGCTGGCTGACGAAAGGCGGCTGGCATAGCAGCGCGCGTATTGACCGTCTGACGCCGCAGGAGCAGGAGTGGGCGGGCATCGCCTGGCGCTATTTCGTCAATAACACCCAGCCGCAGACCGGGCTGGTCAACGGCAGCGATAAACAACCTCGCGTCACCCTGTGGCAGATGGGCGACACGCTGATCGCCCTGCTGGCTGCCCGCGAGCTGGATCTGATTAAGGAGGATGAGTTTGATGCCCGTCTGACGCGGCTGCTTGGCACCCTTAATCGCCTGATGCTCAGCGAGCAGCGTACGCCGGGCCGACTTTATTCCACCCAGAGCGCCACCCTTATCGACTTCAGCGGAAAACCGGTAAAAAGCGGCTGGTCCGCCAGAGATATGGCGCGCCTGATGCTGGCGCTGCGCCTCACCGCCGAGCGCGCGCCGCAGTATCGCGAGTATCTGGATAAAATTATCCTGCGCTGGAATTTCTGTCCGGTGATGGATAAAGAGGGCGAACTCTGGTCCTCGTCGCTGCAAAACGGCCAGCCGGTGGTGCGCGAAGAATTGCGGCTGGGCGAAAGCGAATATGCCGCCAGCGCGTTCCGCCTGTGGGGATTCCCGGTCGACAAGGCCTTTACCCCGCCGTCGCGCAACGTCATCATCTACCAGCGCAGCCTCGCCGTTGACGCCCGGGATCCCCGTACCACCTGGCAGCCGTCGCTCATTACTACCCTCCCCTATATGCTGCCGGGGCTGGAATTCGGCTGGGAACCGCCGGGCCTGCCGTCTGAATTCCAGAGTACCCTGCGCACGCGGGCCGAGCGGGTATGGCTCACCCAGAAATCACGCTGGGAAACAGACAAAGTGCTGACCGCCCGCGCCGATTTTTCACTCGGCCAGGCGCCCTGGCATGTCGAAGATACCGTGTGGGGTAACGGCTACGCCTGGAATACCCTGGGGGACGATGGCCGGGACTATCCGCGGCTGTCGCAGGTTTCGACCAAAGCGGTCTTTACCCTATGGACGCTGTGGGACACCGAATATACCGACGCGCTGATGGCGGTGACCCGTCATCTCAACGATCCGCAGAAGGGCTGGTTTGAAGGCCGCGTCGAGGCCACCGGCGACATCAACAAATCCCTTACGCTCTCCACCAATGCCATGGTGCTGGAAGCGCTGCTCTATAAACACAACGCCGGGCCGCTGTTTAAAAATGGCCTGATGGAGCAGGACAGCTACTTCTCACGCCGTCTGGCGGATGAATTTAACCCGCCCGGACTGTGCCTGCCGGGTGAACGTGCTGCGAGGGCCGCGCCATGA
- a CDS encoding globin: MKFYRDLFEASLNRVIPENDKKSFFQAFYDAFKHMTPETELHFSRQPDEEGPQMMYKTFFAMLAVDGVLFVPDFLERLAREQSHDGLRLPPRFFALWREAMLNTVHLRDPECDDEILTAWAMAIAPGLEYLRRQAELHYRAQEV; the protein is encoded by the coding sequence ATGAAGTTTTACCGCGATCTCTTTGAGGCGAGCCTCAACCGGGTGATCCCTGAAAACGATAAAAAGAGTTTTTTTCAGGCCTTTTACGACGCTTTCAAACACATGACGCCCGAGACGGAGCTGCACTTCTCCCGCCAGCCCGATGAGGAAGGGCCGCAGATGATGTACAAAACGTTTTTCGCCATGCTCGCCGTGGACGGCGTGCTGTTTGTACCGGATTTTCTCGAACGCCTCGCCCGCGAGCAAAGTCACGACGGCCTGCGTCTGCCGCCGCGCTTTTTTGCCCTCTGGCGCGAGGCGATGCTGAACACCGTTCACCTTCGGGATCCCGAGTGTGACGACGAGATCCTCACCGCCTGGGCGATGGCGATTGCGCCGGGGCTGGAGTATCTGCGCCGTCAGGCAGAGCTGCACTACCGGGCACAGGAGGTATGA
- a CDS encoding hybrid sensor histidine kinase/response regulator, with product MNASSCFDLNALPVAVMIYDSAERLQAWNDKVTQLYPVIGPWLTAGATLEELAEKFIDAVYNIDPAKRQSLRETIIRNCRQKYHYEVRQSGQRQLYVQHQRLPDGGIVSLHSDITQLDQARRSRHQLHEDFLLTAESIQIGIWDWQVSQDSLQVNDTLLAMVGQSRVQWQHPVRFLLNLVHEEDRATLRQALASSKKDHMPVFECEIRVRHPDQGWRWMLLSGQVVTMTIDREAERVIGTLQDITRRKEAELLAIEAAKVAREANEAKSAFLANMSHEIRTPMNGILGMTQLCLDTPLTADQREYLSLVMSSAQSLLHIINDILDFSKIEAGKVVLDEAPVEIRPFVQSLIRPHMPAASEKSIELLVDIAPTVPEVLMADGTRLRQILTNLLGNALKFTPQGEVLLAIEPADSAGHWRFRVRDSGIGIPPDKQKAIFEAFSQADSSTTRRYGGTGLGLTISARLVKIMGGELSVTSEPGAGSEFAFTIPLTSQQASTASRSTLARFNGERVLVVDDNSTNLRLLDTMLSLMGLQPTCVNNAADALRLAAAGTPWPLILLDAQMPDMDGVSLALELSVLPQTSHSHIIMLSSMSRHFDAKMLKRIGIAHYLHKPVAQHELHQVIASVLAPVPPAEETPPPPAPQAAPETARQGLHVLLAEDNLVNQKVARRLLERLGHECEVVNNGREALERWRAARWDVLLIDLQMPEMDGETAIRLLREEQQTHQPAIAMTAHAMQGDKERCLAMGFDGYIAKPVTQDALQDEILRVCRPPEQGLPDEARLLKQCADDAELVDELLGLFREGLDEALATIVQAMNNHDRDGLRRAAHKLRGEAMALDFGHLTQLLQRLESDAQTLDDDELKTLRDGLYAEASRIMAWLQRRAQEVKNGA from the coding sequence ATGAACGCATCGTCCTGCTTCGATCTGAATGCGCTGCCGGTGGCGGTGATGATCTATGATTCTGCCGAACGACTGCAGGCCTGGAATGATAAGGTCACGCAGCTTTATCCGGTGATCGGCCCCTGGCTTACCGCCGGTGCCACGCTGGAAGAGCTTGCCGAAAAATTTATCGATGCGGTGTACAACATCGACCCCGCCAAACGCCAGAGCCTGCGTGAAACCATTATCCGCAACTGCCGCCAGAAATATCATTATGAAGTGCGCCAGTCCGGGCAGCGGCAGCTATATGTGCAGCATCAGCGCCTGCCGGATGGCGGCATCGTCAGCCTGCACAGCGACATTACCCAGCTCGATCAGGCCCGCCGTTCCCGCCACCAGCTGCATGAAGATTTTTTACTGACCGCCGAGTCGATCCAGATCGGCATCTGGGACTGGCAGGTGTCGCAGGATAGCCTGCAGGTCAACGATACCCTGCTGGCGATGGTCGGGCAGTCGCGGGTGCAGTGGCAGCATCCGGTGCGTTTTCTGCTGAATCTGGTGCATGAGGAGGATCGCGCCACCCTGCGCCAGGCGCTGGCCTCCTCGAAAAAAGATCATATGCCGGTCTTCGAGTGCGAGATCCGCGTGCGTCATCCCGACCAGGGATGGCGCTGGATGCTGCTGTCCGGCCAGGTGGTGACCATGACCATCGATCGTGAAGCGGAGCGGGTTATCGGCACGCTTCAGGATATTACCCGGCGTAAAGAAGCCGAGCTGCTCGCCATTGAAGCGGCGAAAGTCGCGCGCGAGGCGAACGAGGCGAAAAGCGCCTTTCTCGCCAATATGAGCCATGAGATCCGCACGCCGATGAACGGCATTTTAGGCATGACCCAGCTCTGCCTGGACACGCCGCTGACGGCGGATCAGCGGGAGTATCTTTCGCTGGTGATGAGCTCGGCCCAGTCGCTGTTGCATATCATCAACGACATTCTCGACTTCTCTAAAATCGAAGCGGGCAAGGTGGTGCTGGACGAAGCGCCGGTGGAAATTCGCCCGTTCGTCCAGTCGCTGATCCGCCCGCATATGCCCGCCGCCAGCGAAAAAAGCATCGAACTGCTGGTGGATATTGCCCCTACGGTGCCGGAAGTGCTGATGGCGGACGGTACCCGGCTGCGGCAGATCCTCACCAATTTACTGGGTAACGCGCTGAAATTTACCCCGCAGGGGGAAGTGCTGCTGGCCATCGAGCCTGCCGACAGCGCAGGTCACTGGCGCTTCCGGGTGCGCGACAGCGGCATCGGCATTCCGCCGGACAAGCAGAAAGCCATTTTTGAAGCCTTCAGCCAGGCCGACAGCTCAACCACCCGTCGCTATGGTGGCACCGGGCTGGGGCTGACCATCTCCGCCAGGCTGGTGAAGATCATGGGCGGTGAGCTGTCGGTCACCAGTGAACCCGGCGCGGGCAGCGAGTTTGCCTTCACCATTCCGCTCACCAGTCAGCAGGCCTCAACCGCCAGCCGCTCAACCCTGGCGCGCTTTAACGGCGAACGGGTACTGGTGGTGGATGATAACAGCACCAACCTGCGCCTGCTTGATACCATGCTTAGCCTGATGGGACTGCAACCCACCTGCGTCAATAACGCCGCCGACGCCCTGCGACTGGCGGCGGCGGGAACGCCCTGGCCGCTGATCCTGCTGGATGCGCAGATGCCGGATATGGACGGCGTCTCCCTGGCGCTGGAGCTGTCGGTGCTGCCGCAGACCAGCCACAGCCATATCATTATGCTCAGTTCAATGAGCCGCCATTTCGACGCCAAAATGCTCAAACGCATCGGCATTGCCCACTATCTGCATAAGCCGGTTGCGCAGCACGAACTACATCAGGTGATCGCCAGCGTGCTTGCGCCGGTGCCGCCTGCGGAGGAGACACCGCCGCCGCCCGCCCCACAGGCCGCGCCTGAAACCGCGCGCCAGGGGCTGCACGTATTGCTCGCGGAAGATAATCTCGTTAACCAGAAAGTTGCCCGGCGGCTGCTGGAGCGGCTCGGGCATGAGTGCGAGGTGGTGAATAACGGTCGTGAAGCGCTGGAACGCTGGCGCGCGGCCCGCTGGGATGTGCTGCTCATTGATTTACAGATGCCGGAGATGGACGGCGAAACCGCCATCCGCCTGCTTCGGGAAGAGCAGCAGACGCATCAGCCTGCCATCGCCATGACCGCTCACGCCATGCAGGGGGACAAAGAGCGCTGCCTGGCGATGGGCTTTGACGGCTATATTGCCAAACCCGTCACCCAGGACGCGCTGCAGGATGAGATCCTGCGTGTCTGCCGCCCCCCGGAACAGGGGCTGCCGGATGAGGCCCGCCTGCTGAAGCAGTGCGCCGACGATGCGGAGCTGGTGGACGAGTTATTAGGTCTGTTCCGCGAGGGACTGGATGAGGCGCTGGCGACGATCGTGCAGGCCATGAACAACCATGATCGTGACGGCCTGCGCCGCGCTGCCCATAAACTGCGCGGCGAAGCCATGGCGCTGGATTTCGGGCATCTCACGCAACTGCTGCAACGGCTGGAGAGCGATGCGCAGACGCTGGATGACGACGAACTGAAAACCCTGCGGGATGGCCTGTATGCCGAGGCCAGTCGCATTATGGCGTGGCTGCAACGCCGGGCGCAGGAGGTAAAAAATGGTGCGTAA
- the idi gene encoding isopentenyl-diphosphate Delta-isomerase, translating to MMLQEHVILLDEQGMAAGTQEKYAAHHADTPLHLAFSSWLFNARGECLLTRRSLHKKAWPGVWTNSVCGHPQSGEDFTAAVIRRCQFEVGATVAAIAPVYPEFRYCETDPSGIVENEICPVFAARVTTPLAVNADEVMDHQWVTLEALFCAVDATPWAFSPWMVQQVARPEVRERLRVFAAA from the coding sequence ATTATGTTGCAGGAACATGTGATTTTACTGGATGAGCAGGGCATGGCGGCCGGGACGCAGGAAAAATATGCCGCCCACCATGCCGATACGCCCCTGCATCTCGCCTTCTCCAGTTGGCTGTTCAATGCACGCGGCGAGTGCCTGCTTACCCGCCGCTCCCTGCACAAAAAAGCCTGGCCGGGCGTATGGACCAACTCCGTATGCGGGCATCCGCAAAGCGGGGAAGATTTTACCGCCGCGGTGATCCGTCGCTGTCAGTTTGAAGTCGGCGCGACCGTCGCCGCCATTGCGCCGGTGTATCCGGAATTCCGCTACTGCGAAACCGATCCTTCAGGCATTGTCGAAAATGAAATTTGCCCGGTGTTTGCCGCGCGCGTTACCACGCCGCTGGCGGTGAATGCCGATGAAGTGATGGATCATCAGTGGGTAACACTGGAAGCGCTGTTCTGCGCCGTGGATGCCACACCCTGGGCGTTCAGCCCGTGGATGGTGCAGCAGGTCGCCCGGCCCGAGGTGCGGGAACGGCTGCGCGTTTTCGCCGCCGCATAA